GATCAGCATCATGGCACGGCCCAGCAAGTACGACACCGCTACCCAAGAACGCGCGGTACGTATGTACTTCGAACGTCTCGAAGACGGCGACATCTCCAAGGCAGCCGCCCGCCGAGAGATCGGCGAACTGCTCGGCGTAAAGGAATCCACTCTGCGCAACTGGATCCGAAAACAGGAAAAGCAGGAACAAGCACCCCAGCCCGGCTCCCTGTCCTACGAGCAGCTCCAGGCTGTCTACGAGGAGCAGGCCAAGGAAGTCGCCAAACTGCGACGAGCCAATGAGATCCTCAAGACGGCGTCAGCTTTTTTCGCCCAAGCGGAGCTCGACCGCAAACTTCGGTAGTCGTGGATTTCATCTGCACCTACCGGAACCGTTTCGGGGTCGAGCCAATCTGCGAAACCTTGACTGCCCACGGCATTGCGATTGCCCCGAGCACCTTCTACGCCCACCAGTCCCGCGGCTTCGGCCCCACCGGAGCCGAACTCGACGAAGCGTACGCCGCCTACCGCATCTACCGACTGTGGGAGGAAAACCGCAAGGTCTATGGCCGGCGCAAGCTCTGGAAAGCAGCCATCCGTGACGGCATGCTTATTGGTCGTGACCAGGTGGAACGGCTGATGAAGATCACCGGCATCCGCGGTGTGTCCCGCGGAATGCACCGCAAGAAGACGACCGTGGCCAATCCTGCGCACCGTCGGCACCCGGACCGAATAGGCCGTCGGTGGAGGTATCCGTCGCATCCGGATCAGTGGTGGATCGCGGACTTCACCTACGCCTGGACGCGGGAGGGATTCTGCTACGTCGCCTTCATCGTCGACGCCTACTTGCGGCAGGTCCTCGGCTGGGTCCTCACCACGGTGATGGACACCACGATGGTGCTCATGGCCCTGGAACACGCGTTATTCAGCCGCAGACGCACCCGCATGGATTTCACCGCCACCGGCATCGTCTATCACTCGGACGCCGGGGCGCAATACACCTCGCTGGCGTTCACCGACGCGCTGGCAGACGCCGGACTCCAGGGCTCGATCGGCTCGGTCGGTGATGCTCTGGACAACGCGATGATGGAGTCGACGATCGGGCTGTACAAGACTGAGCTCATCGACGTCGATCCCGCACGCACATAAAGGGATGCCCGGAAGGTCGAAACGGAAACGGCCTCGTGGGTCTACTGGTACAATCACCAGCGTCTGCACTCGTCGATCGGTGACGTTCCCCCGATCGAATACGAGCAGGACTACGAGGAATTCAACACCACTCGAAAAGCCCAGTAAGGCTTTTACCCGTAGTCACCGAAAAACTCAGGCCGATTCAGAAAGTAAAGGCTCCCGCCTAAAAAGTGTTTGTTGGTTCGGGGCCTGTTAGCCGTTGAACTGGGTGAGTTTGCCTACCTCTTTGCCGTCTGTGTCGAAGAAGACGAGTTCGGAGTTCGAGAGTTTCGCCGTCGCAGCAGTGCTGAGCCACGTATCGATGCCCTCGCAGTATTTCAAGGTTGTGGCCATATCAAGCGCAACGGTGCGGGCGTTTTCCTTCCAGCGACCGGTGAGGAGATTGCAGCCGTCTGAACCCGATAAATGGCCATTTCTTCCGAAAGTGATTGAGGGTTTGCCGTCTGTTCCAGGTTCACTGCCCCAAGTGGTGTCGGACACTGATGAATCGGTGGTGCTGCATGCGCTTAGACTGAGCAAAGCTGCGGCGATAAGGAAAAGCGCAGATACGCCATCTCGAACTGATAAATGTTGGCCCAAACGAAAAACTCGTGACATGGCTTGATCTTAGCGCCGGCAACGCTGCGGTATCCGAGGAAAGCTCCCCTTGGCCCAAGACTCGCTCAGGCGCGCGGGGGTTGCTGGCGCTGAGCCCTTGCGGGTATCAGAGCGGTCAGCTAAACGATGTCGGGAGTGCCGGGGTGGCCGATGGGTTAGGTCCCAGCATGCGGAGGCGTTGTTTGGCTTTCGGCTCGTCAGAGTAGTTGAGGTGTTTTGGGGGCTACCCCAGCTACGGTAAATCAGTTTTCAAGCTTCGACGCGTGTAAGGTGCGCCATAAACGCCACGGCGCCGCTTACACGCGTGTTTCGGGGAGGAAACAGAAGTTGGGTTATTCGGCGTTTTCTACTGCTGCTGCGACTCGTTCGTGAGCTTCCCAGATCTCCTCCGGGAGGTTTTCAAACTGTTCGAGGTGTTCGCGGCGCGCCTGCATTTCTTTGACCCACAGGTCCTTGTCGATTCGGAGGATTTCTTCGAGATCTGCGCGACTGCCTTTGAATCCGGTGAGGTTGAGTTCTTCAATCAGCGGCACAGTACCCACCGGGGTCTGTTTGCCTGTGACGCGCCCTTCTTTGAGATCGAGAAGCCACAGTAGTGCGCGCAGGTTTTCGCGGTAGCCTGGCCAGCGGTAATGTCCGTCCTCCGGGTCGCGTTGGAACCAGTTGACGTGGGCAAAGATTGGTGTGTGGGTAGCTTCACCGATGATTTTCAACCAGTGCTGAGCGTATTCGCCTTCGGGGTAGGACATGAATGGGCGCATGGACATGGGGTCGTATCGCAGCACTCCTTCCTTGCCTTCGGCGGCGAATGTCGCTTGCGCGCCGAGCGTCAAGCCGTCATAGACGCCCTCGGCAATGTCAGAAATCGCGCGGATCAAAGGTTCACGGTTTGCCACTCGGCCACCGAAAATGATCGCGTCGATCGGCACACCGGCAGGCTCGTCATAGTCGGGGCCAACATTGGGAATGTTCGCGAGGGTTGTGGTGAACCGTGAGTTCGGATGGGCCCATTCATCGCCCTTTGCCTTCGAGCGTTGACGTTGAGCCGGGCGAGCTGAGATCAGCTCACCTTTCCAGTCCAACCAACCGCTGACATCTTCGGGATAGTCCGGTGTTTTACCTTCCCACCACAGTTCTTGTAGCTCCGGGTTGTAGGCGACGTTTGTGAATAGGGTGCCAGTGCCGGGAGCCAGTGACTCCATCGCGGTGGGGTTTGTGTCCCAGTTCGTGTCTTTGGCGACGCCGAAGGCACCAAATTCGGGGTTCATTCCGTACAGTTTGCCGTCCTTGGGGTCGACGCGTAGCCACACGATGTCGTCTCCGTAGAAATGGACCTCGTAGCGGTCACCTAAACCTTCGGGCGGGAGCATCATCGCAAGGTTTGTCTTGCCTGAAGCCGAAGGAAATCCACCGCACATGTAGTAAGTGCGGTCTTTCTGTTTGTCTTTGATGCCGATGAGCATGAACTGTTCGCCGAGGAACTCGCCGGAGAACCACCCGTCGAAGGATCCTTGACGCAGTCCGTGGGCAATTTTGCCCAACAGTGCATTTCCGCCGTAAGAGGAACCAAAGTGCAAAATGGTGCGTTTATCAGCAACGGTGGCGAATAAGCGCTTATCCTCATCAGTGCCTTGGCCAAGGTTTTCCAAGTCCCCTGTGACGTGGACAGCTCGTACAAACATTGCCGGATCGGCAAGGTCATTCATGTACTGCACGCCCACACGAGCCATACGAATCATGTGGATAGCCACAGTGCGGTTATCGGTCAACTCCACGCCGCGCGCGTACTTTTCAAGTGGTGAGCCGACGGGAGCCATGAGGTAGGGAACTACGTACATGGTTTTACCCCGTGAGGCGCCACGCATGTTTTGCAGCTGAACCTCGGTTACTTCGGCGGCGTCACGCCAGTTGTTGTACACGCCAGCATCGCTGGGGCGGTGGGTGGCGACGACTGTGCGCTCCTCAGAGCGTGCGGTGTCTTTGTAGTAGGAACGAGAGTAGTAGCGGTCTTTACCGGCTGGGAAAATCTCGCCAGCAGCTAAAGCTTCGTTGACGATGCGTTCATCGTCGGATGCATCAATGACTTCGATGTTGTCGGGCTCGGTGATGTTCGCCCAGTACTCGACGTATTCTTCAACGGCTGGGTTGCGCAGTCCTGAGGCCCGAAGGATGCCGGGAATGTCTTTCATATAGTTCCTTCCCAAATTCACTGCCGCACACAGGCAGTTTTATCTGTTGTTGCACCAAGGCGGTGGGTGACCTGCGGTTGACAGGTTTCACAGCCATCTGAGTAAGCACTATCGACGCTTCGGAGGATTATCAGCCCCCTTTGAGCCTTCGTCAATGCCATTCGCGGAAGTGTGAAACCCTCCTTCAGTTCTTTCACTATGGCATACCGAACAAAAAAGTTCGCGGATTTGAAATTTTCGTGTGTGGAACGGTCGAACTCGCAAGCTTCCAGCTTCATCGCCCATTGCACTCTCCCGGGTTTTGTCCTGGCTGTTGTGAAAGGACATGGGATATGCCGAAGATGCATTAACAGTCATTCAAAAAAGGACAATGGCCGTCTCCCGTGTAACAAGCCAATGAAATAACCCCGAAGTGGGGTACCAACAACCCCATCATCCTTCGCTCTACAACGTGTGAGGTTCCCAAGAGTTAGGCGGTAGGTTGTGGCGGGGAGCGTACCGCGAAAGCCCTCGTTAATCGGCGCATTGTGTCGTCACGCGTCCGGCGAGGAGGAGAAACGGGTGATCTGTGCCAGTTGGATCGTCGCTAATCCAGGTCAGCCAGAGCTGTTGCTATTTATCTCAGCTCGACGAGGCCGTCTTTGCAGTTCCTTTAGCGCCCCACGTAAGTCTGCGGGCCGCGGACGGTTTGTGCGCGGGACGTGCAGGCTGCGGGACGAAAAACAAGATGCGTGGCCAAGGGGTATGCAATCAACGCGATGGTGGAGTCCGATCGGCCCCCATTTTTGGCTCGCAGCGACCAGGTCGGTTGGCCTATTCGGCAGTTGATGGGCCCTCAGGCACGCCTTTGTGGGGCGCGGGCAAACCCACGGCGGGACTGAAACTTTTGTGCTGAAAAATACCGCCTTGTGGGCCGGGTTGTACCCCGATAGGGTAGTGAATGAGTCGACTCAAACAACTCGTCATTCGCTGCTTGAACGTGACCGCCAAGGAGTCAAACAATGAAGGCAATGGTCTACCGTGGCCCAGGAAAACCCAGTTGGGAAGATGTACCAAAACCGGAGCTGAAACACCCTACCGACGTGATTGCGAAGGTGCTCACCACCACGATTTGCGGAACTGACCTCCACATCCTCAAAGGCGATGTGCCGGCGGTTGAAGACGGCCGGATTCTCGGCCACGAAGGTGTCGCTGAGATCACTGAGGTGGGAGAAGCGGTCACGGAGTTGAAGGTGGGCGACAAAGTCATCATTTCGGCTGTGACGTCCTGCGGGAAGTGCTCGAATTGCCGCAAGAATCTGCAAAGCCACTGCCTTGCTGATGAAGGAGCATCCGGGATCGGCTGGATTTTCGGGCATCTCATCGACGGCACCCAGGCGGAGTACGTGCGTATCCCGTTTGCTGAAAGCTCAGTCCAGAAACTTCCTGAGGGAGTCTCCCCGGAAGAAGCGACGATGATCAGCGACATCCTGCCCACAGGCCATGAACTCGGAATCCTCTACGGGCGTGTCAAAGCAGGTGACGTCGTTGTCGTCATCGGTGCCGGCCCGGTGGGTCTGGCGGCCATCACAACATCCCAGCTCTACGGGCCCAGCCGCGTCATCGCCGTGGACTTGGACGCTAACCGGATCGAGCAGGCCAAGAGATTTGGTGCAACTGACGGGGTGCTGTCCTCCGACGATGATTGGAAGGAGCAGATCATGGCCATGACGGACGGCCTCGGCGTCGATGTCGCCATTGAGGCCGTGGGGATTCCTGCAACATGGGATATGTGCCTTGAAGTCGTCCGCGCTGGTGGAACCGTTGCCAACGTCGGTGTGCACGGGACAGCGGTGGAGTTTCCGCTGCAGGATCTGTGGATCGAAAACCTCACGATCACCACGGGTCTGGTCAACACTGACACAGCTCCGATGCTGACCAAGCTGCTCGCGCAGCGCAGGATCGACGTGTCTGGCTTCATCAGCCACCGTTTCGAGTTCAATGAGTTTGAAAAGGCCTATGAGGTGTTCAGCAACGCTGCTGAAACCAAGGCTCTCAAAGTCATCATCAACGCCTAAAACACAGGTCCGTGAAGGACTAAAGCGGCCACACCCCGGAAGCGCCACGGCGCCAGGTGCCCACCAAGTTGGTGTCGATGATGCCTGTGGATTCCATCAGCGCATACATCGTCACCGGGCCGACGAAGGTAAACCCGCGCCGCTTTAGCTCTTTGGCTAGCGCCTCGGACTCTGGGGATTGCGATGCAACGTCCTCGGCGGTTTCTGGTTCCGGGGTGCGTTCGGGTTGGAAAGACCAGACGAGCCGCGCCAGGTCGGTTCCCTGGCTACGCAGGGCGATGGTGGCGCGGGCGTTGGTGAGCACCGCGTTGAGTTTTTTAGGGTTGCGGATCAAGGTGGCGTCGTCAAGCAAATGCTGCGTGCTGGACATCGCGGCAACAGCGTCTGGGTCGAAGTGGAAAAACGCTTCCCGCAGGGCCTGCCGTTTCTGCAAAATCAACTTCCAGGACAAACCGACCTGGAAACCCTCCAAACAGATCCTCTCGAACATCCCGCGCTCATCGCGAACCGGCAAGCCCCATTCAGTGTCGTAGTATTCGCGCAGCATCTCATCGTGCGCCGCCCACGGCGGCCGCGCCAGACCGTCATCGCCCACCACGGGGCCGCAATATTCGGACATATCTTCTTAGACTCTCCTCGCGCCTGTGTGGTTCCCCTTGGTCACCATTCTGTAGTCTTACAGCCATGAACAGGCCTGCGGTTCGAGACTTCGCGCTCCTTGTCGTGCGTATCATCACCGGAGCTGTTTTCGTCGCCCGCGGCTACCGCGGCTGGTTCGAGGTGGGAATCGCCGGCACCGCCACACGTTTAAGCGAATCTGGGGTGCCGCAGCCGAAACTCTCGGCCTACCTGGCCAGCACCGTCGAGCTCATCGGAGGGGCGCTGTTGATCATTGGGTTGCTAAGCACTCTGGTGGCGAGCATTGTGGCGCTACTGGTTGTCGCCGCGGCCTACTTTGTGCATCTCAACCACGGATTTTTCGTCGAGGCTGGTGGCGTTGAGTATCCGATGGTGCTTGCCGCTGCTCTTTTTATGGTCGTCGTTTTCGGCCCGGGGCGCGTCAGCCTGGATAAGGTTTTGACCCGTGCTTAGCCACAGCGAAGTCCAGGCGGCGCTTTCGGCTCGTCTCGACGGGGAAGAAGCACCGCTTGACGACGC
The Corynebacterium sp. BD556 genome window above contains:
- a CDS encoding META domain-containing protein; this encodes MSDTTWGSEPGTDGKPSITFGRNGHLSGSDGCNLLTGRWKENARTVALDMATTLKYCEGIDTWLSTAATAKLSNSELVFFDTDGKEVGKLTQFNG
- a CDS encoding phosphoenolpyruvate carboxykinase (GTP), which gives rise to MKDIPGILRASGLRNPAVEEYVEYWANITEPDNIEVIDASDDERIVNEALAAGEIFPAGKDRYYSRSYYKDTARSEERTVVATHRPSDAGVYNNWRDAAEVTEVQLQNMRGASRGKTMYVVPYLMAPVGSPLEKYARGVELTDNRTVAIHMIRMARVGVQYMNDLADPAMFVRAVHVTGDLENLGQGTDEDKRLFATVADKRTILHFGSSYGGNALLGKIAHGLRQGSFDGWFSGEFLGEQFMLIGIKDKQKDRTYYMCGGFPSASGKTNLAMMLPPEGLGDRYEVHFYGDDIVWLRVDPKDGKLYGMNPEFGAFGVAKDTNWDTNPTAMESLAPGTGTLFTNVAYNPELQELWWEGKTPDYPEDVSGWLDWKGELISARPAQRQRSKAKGDEWAHPNSRFTTTLANIPNVGPDYDEPAGVPIDAIIFGGRVANREPLIRAISDIAEGVYDGLTLGAQATFAAEGKEGVLRYDPMSMRPFMSYPEGEYAQHWLKIIGEATHTPIFAHVNWFQRDPEDGHYRWPGYRENLRALLWLLDLKEGRVTGKQTPVGTVPLIEELNLTGFKGSRADLEEILRIDKDLWVKEMQARREHLEQFENLPEEIWEAHERVAAAVENAE
- a CDS encoding zinc-dependent alcohol dehydrogenase family protein, with protein sequence MKAMVYRGPGKPSWEDVPKPELKHPTDVIAKVLTTTICGTDLHILKGDVPAVEDGRILGHEGVAEITEVGEAVTELKVGDKVIISAVTSCGKCSNCRKNLQSHCLADEGASGIGWIFGHLIDGTQAEYVRIPFAESSVQKLPEGVSPEEATMISDILPTGHELGILYGRVKAGDVVVVIGAGPVGLAAITTSQLYGPSRVIAVDLDANRIEQAKRFGATDGVLSSDDDWKEQIMAMTDGLGVDVAIEAVGIPATWDMCLEVVRAGGTVANVGVHGTAVEFPLQDLWIENLTITTGLVNTDTAPMLTKLLAQRRIDVSGFISHRFEFNEFEKAYEVFSNAAETKALKVIINA
- a CDS encoding DNA-3-methyladenine glycosylase I, coding for MSEYCGPVVGDDGLARPPWAAHDEMLREYYDTEWGLPVRDERGMFERICLEGFQVGLSWKLILQKRQALREAFFHFDPDAVAAMSSTQHLLDDATLIRNPKKLNAVLTNARATIALRSQGTDLARLVWSFQPERTPEPETAEDVASQSPESEALAKELKRRGFTFVGPVTMYALMESTGIIDTNLVGTWRRGASGVWPL
- a CDS encoding DoxX family protein, which translates into the protein MNRPAVRDFALLVVRIITGAVFVARGYRGWFEVGIAGTATRLSESGVPQPKLSAYLASTVELIGGALLIIGLLSTLVASIVALLVVAAAYFVHLNHGFFVEAGGVEYPMVLAAALFMVVVFGPGRVSLDKVLTRA